In the Bacillus amyloliquefaciens DSM 7 = ATCC 23350 genome, AAATTGGCGGTCGTGTTTTCAAAAGGCTCTTCCAGCGTTAAAATCGCCATCACTTCGACGTCCTCTATATCTTCAATATGCAAAAGCTCAAGCGTCGCATGGTCAATGTCAAATTCGTACCCTTTAAAGAAAATAAACGGGCTGGCGACAATAAAGGCGATGTGCTCCTGTTTGACAGATTGCAGCGCCAAAAACGGTGAATCTTCCGACAAAGGAAGAACAACAAATTGAGTCTCGTCATTAAATCCCGGCAGGCCGTTTTCAAATGAGATGATCTGCCCTTCGTCTATTCTGATTTCTCCATGATATTTTGTTTTAATAATCATGCTTCACAATCCTTTACCACTTTCATCTTTTATTCTGTGTTACCGTCGTCAACCGAAATCGTCACCTTAGGGTCTTGCATCATATCAATCTGAACTTTTCCCGGCGTGTAATTCCATACCGGTTTATGGGCGGCTGCTTCAATTGAAGGTTTGCGGGCTTCAATATCAATCGTCAGCTTTGAAGGAATGCAGTCAATGTCGACGAGAAACTGTGCAGGGAGAAAGTCGCTGAATTCGCCGAATGGCTCGGGCGGGCTGACATCCGCTGCCTGCCGGGCCATCACATTGCCGGTTTTCTTTTCGATAGCCGCCATTTCCTTCCCTTCTCTGACTGTTTTTGCAATAAACTCACTGCATGCTTCCGCGCCTTTCTGGGCGGCTTCCGCGTTCAGCTTTTCAAATGATTTGAGATTCAAGTTCTCCCAAGCCCTCGTCTGATCAATCGTCAGTTTGGCCGGCGTGCTTTCAATGTTCAGCTCTGCCGGCGGCTGCTCAATTTCCAGGTCAGCGGGCGGCTGTTCCATTTCGATTTCTTCCTTCTGAAAGGTAATACCGATTTTAGCAGGCACACTGTCAATAATCAATCTCGGCATCTGCATAGAAATCCCTCCTCTTTAGAATGTTCTAGTAAAAAAAGCGATCTCCCTGTTGTGAGTCGCTTTTTTTATATATTGAAGACGGTCAGTTATATTATTTCAGAAAGTCGATCAGTGACGGCTGAATAATATTCGCATTTACTGACAGCGCAGCTTTATGAACCGTCTGCTGAGATAAATAATCAACAATCACATCTTCCATTTCTACATCTTCATTATCTGACAATACTTTTTCAGCGGTAGCAGCTTGTGATTCCAGCCTTGTCTGAATGAGTTCCAAACGGTTTGTACGTGCACCGATATTGGATTTTTCAGCATTCATTTTGTCAGTAAAACCGTCGATATCTGACAGAATCT is a window encoding:
- the fliW gene encoding flagellar assembly protein FliW: MIIKTKYHGEIRIDEGQIISFENGLPGFNDETQFVVLPLSEDSPFLALQSVKQEHIAFIVASPFIFFKGYEFDIDHATLELLHIEDIEDVEVMAILTLEEPFENTTANLKAPIIVNKKEMKAKQIILHDASYETKHLIGGGSC
- a CDS encoding DUF6470 family protein, producing MQMPRLIIDSVPAKIGITFQKEEIEMEQPPADLEIEQPPAELNIESTPAKLTIDQTRAWENLNLKSFEKLNAEAAQKGAEACSEFIAKTVREGKEMAAIEKKTGNVMARQAADVSPPEPFGEFSDFLPAQFLVDIDCIPSKLTIDIEARKPSIEAAAHKPVWNYTPGKVQIDMMQDPKVTISVDDGNTE